From a region of the Bradyrhizobium diazoefficiens genome:
- a CDS encoding alpha-amylase family glycosyl hydrolase, translating into MTQGGENWWRDGIFYQIYPRSFQDSNGDGVGDLAGILRRLSYVKSLGVDAIWLSPIFPSPMADFGYDISDYTGIEPLFGTMADFDALIAAVHDNGLKLILDLVPNHTSDQHPWFVESRSSRDNPKRDWYIWRDPASDGGVPNNWLSEFGGSAWQFDETTGQYYYHAFLAQQPDLNWRNLDVRAAIYDVMRFWLEKGVDGFRVDVIWHLVKDAEFRDNPPNPHYVEGRPPNETILTQYSTDQPEVHHVIAEMRRVTDSFGARVLIGEIYLPLHRLMAYYGNDLTGAQMPFNFALLSTFWSARSIEKIIEDYEKALPRGAWPNWVLGNHDRPRVASRVGAAQARIAAMLLLTLRGTPTLYYGDEIGMHQVTIAPEDVRDPFEKNVPGIGVGRDGCRTPMQWDSSEFAGFSATRPWLPLPQDHVRDNVVNLEADPRSILNLYKRLIGLRQSCPPLVSGDYHPIAAQGDLLIYRRESEGRAIIVALNLGPDPIAATSSAIPFGSRILLSTLLDREAERIEGVLDLRGNEGVVVAPQ; encoded by the coding sequence ATGACACAGGGCGGCGAGAATTGGTGGCGCGACGGCATTTTCTATCAGATCTACCCGCGTTCGTTTCAGGACTCGAATGGCGACGGCGTCGGCGACCTCGCCGGCATTTTGCGGCGGCTGTCTTATGTGAAATCGCTCGGCGTCGACGCGATCTGGCTGTCGCCGATCTTCCCCTCGCCGATGGCCGATTTCGGCTACGACATCTCCGACTATACCGGCATCGAGCCGCTGTTCGGCACGATGGCCGATTTCGATGCGCTGATCGCGGCCGTCCATGACAACGGCCTCAAGCTGATTCTCGATCTCGTGCCGAACCACACCTCCGACCAGCATCCCTGGTTCGTCGAGAGCCGCTCTTCCCGCGACAATCCCAAACGCGACTGGTACATCTGGCGCGATCCGGCGTCCGATGGCGGGGTACCCAACAACTGGCTGTCCGAGTTCGGCGGCAGCGCGTGGCAGTTCGACGAGACCACGGGGCAGTATTATTACCACGCCTTCCTCGCCCAGCAGCCGGACCTGAACTGGCGCAATCTGGACGTCCGCGCCGCGATCTATGACGTGATGCGGTTCTGGCTGGAGAAGGGCGTCGACGGCTTTCGCGTCGACGTGATCTGGCATCTCGTCAAGGACGCCGAATTCCGCGACAATCCGCCCAACCCGCATTACGTCGAGGGGCGGCCGCCGAACGAAACAATCCTGACGCAATACTCCACCGACCAGCCGGAGGTACACCACGTGATCGCCGAGATGCGGCGCGTCACGGACAGTTTTGGCGCGCGCGTCTTGATCGGCGAGATCTATCTGCCGCTGCATCGTCTCATGGCCTATTACGGCAACGATCTCACCGGCGCGCAGATGCCGTTCAATTTCGCGCTGCTCTCGACGTTCTGGAGCGCGCGCTCGATCGAGAAGATCATCGAGGATTACGAGAAGGCGCTGCCGCGCGGCGCCTGGCCGAACTGGGTGCTCGGCAACCACGATCGCCCGCGTGTCGCGAGTCGCGTCGGCGCGGCGCAGGCCCGCATCGCCGCCATGCTGCTGCTGACGCTGCGGGGAACGCCGACACTCTATTACGGCGACGAGATCGGCATGCACCAGGTAACGATCGCGCCGGAGGATGTCCGCGATCCCTTCGAGAAGAACGTGCCCGGCATCGGTGTCGGCCGCGACGGCTGCCGCACGCCGATGCAGTGGGATTCCTCCGAATTTGCCGGCTTCTCCGCGACGCGGCCGTGGCTGCCGCTACCGCAAGATCACGTGCGCGACAATGTCGTCAATCTCGAAGCCGATCCGCGATCGATCCTCAACCTCTACAAGCGCCTGATCGGCTTGCGGCAGAGCTGCCCGCCGCTGGTCTCGGGCGACTACCATCCGATCGCGGCGCAAGGCGATCTCCTGATCTATCGCCGCGAATCCGAGGGCAGGGCGATTATCGTGGCACTCAATCTCGGCCCTGACCCGATCGCGGCGACTTCCAGCGCGATTCCTTTCGGCAGCAGGATATTGCTGTCGACGCTCCTGGATCGCGAGGCAGAGCGAATCGAAGGCGTGCTGGATCTGCGCGGCAATGAGGGCGTGGTGGTCGCGCCGCAATGA
- a CDS encoding alpha-amylase family protein: MIDDLWYKNGVIYCLSVGSYMDANGDGVGDFKGLLRRLDYLHGLGITTIWLMPFQTSPGRDAGYDIADYYSVDARYGTLGDFVEFAHGCKQRGIRVIIDLVINHTSDQHHWFKEARRDKTSPYRDWYVWSDKKPAGANKGMVFPGVQKSTWTRDKEAGAYYFHRFYDFQPDLNTSNPHVQAEILKIMGFWIQLGVSGFRMDAVPFVIATKGAKVKKPVEQYDMLRAFREFLQWRQGDAIILAEANVLPETDMEYFGRDADRMHMMFNFHVNQHLFYALASADSRPLAKALKATKPRPASAQWGLFLRNHDELDLGRLTKAQRDVVFKSFGPDKDMQLYDRGIRRRLAPMLGGDRRRLELAYSLMCTLPGTPVIRYGDEIAMGDDLSLPERNCARTPMQWSTEPHGGFTKNDKPACPVIDKGPYGYPHVNVAKQRRDPNSMLNWTERIVRMRKEVPEVGWGDFAVVPTRDPAVFIMRYDWRNNSVLFVHNLDEKPREIAFSAGLPDDAGAHLINLLAEDHSHADKRGQHRVVLEPYGYRWYRVGGLDYLLKRSDIDGTVRGKKHSG; this comes from the coding sequence ATGATCGACGATCTCTGGTACAAGAACGGCGTGATCTACTGCCTGTCCGTCGGCTCCTATATGGACGCCAACGGCGACGGCGTCGGCGACTTCAAGGGCCTCTTGCGGCGGCTCGACTACCTGCATGGCCTCGGCATCACCACGATCTGGCTGATGCCGTTCCAGACCTCGCCGGGCCGCGACGCCGGCTATGACATCGCGGACTATTACAGCGTCGATGCCCGCTACGGCACGCTCGGCGACTTCGTCGAGTTCGCCCATGGCTGCAAGCAGCGCGGCATCCGCGTCATCATCGACCTCGTCATCAACCACACCTCGGACCAGCATCACTGGTTCAAGGAGGCGCGGCGCGACAAGACCTCGCCCTATCGCGATTGGTATGTGTGGTCCGACAAGAAGCCCGCCGGCGCCAACAAGGGCATGGTGTTTCCCGGCGTGCAGAAATCGACCTGGACGCGCGACAAGGAAGCCGGCGCGTATTACTTCCATCGCTTTTACGATTTCCAACCCGATCTCAACACGTCGAACCCGCATGTGCAGGCGGAAATTCTCAAGATCATGGGCTTCTGGATCCAGCTCGGCGTCTCCGGATTCCGCATGGATGCGGTGCCGTTCGTGATCGCGACCAAGGGCGCGAAGGTGAAGAAGCCGGTCGAGCAGTATGACATGCTGCGCGCGTTCCGCGAATTCCTGCAATGGCGACAGGGCGATGCCATCATCCTTGCCGAAGCCAATGTGCTGCCGGAAACGGACATGGAATATTTCGGCCGCGACGCCGACCGCATGCACATGATGTTCAACTTCCACGTCAACCAGCATCTGTTCTACGCGCTGGCCTCCGCCGATTCGCGCCCGCTGGCAAAGGCGCTGAAGGCGACCAAGCCACGGCCGGCAAGCGCGCAATGGGGCCTGTTCCTGCGCAATCACGACGAGCTCGATCTCGGGCGCCTGACCAAGGCGCAGCGCGATGTCGTGTTCAAATCGTTCGGTCCCGACAAGGACATGCAGCTCTACGACCGCGGCATTCGCCGCCGTCTCGCGCCGATGCTGGGCGGCGACCGCAGGCGGCTCGAGCTCGCCTACAGCCTGATGTGCACGCTGCCAGGAACGCCCGTCATCCGCTATGGCGACGAGATCGCGATGGGCGACGACCTGTCGCTGCCCGAGCGCAATTGCGCGCGCACGCCGATGCAATGGTCGACCGAGCCGCATGGCGGCTTCACCAAGAACGACAAGCCGGCCTGCCCTGTCATCGACAAGGGACCGTATGGCTATCCGCACGTCAACGTCGCAAAACAAAGGCGCGATCCCAACTCCATGCTGAACTGGACCGAGCGCATCGTCCGCATGCGCAAGGAGGTGCCGGAGGTCGGCTGGGGCGATTTCGCCGTGGTCCCGACGCGCGATCCCGCCGTGTTCATCATGCGTTATGACTGGCGCAACAATTCGGTGCTGTTCGTGCACAATCTGGACGAGAAGCCGCGCGAGATCGCGTTCTCCGCCGGCTTGCCTGACGATGCGGGCGCGCACCTGATCAATTTGCTCGCAGAGGACCACAGCCATGCCGATAAGCGCGGCCAGCACCGCGTCGTGCTGGAGCCGTATGGGTATCGCTGGTATCGGGTCGGCGGGCTGGATTATCTGCTCAAGCGGAGCGACATCGACGGGACGGTGCGGGGGAAGAAGCATTCCGGATGA
- a CDS encoding cytochrome P450: MSMQSVAGTAPDFRAPKRNVLTHIPGDEGWPVIGKTFQVLADPKGHIEANAAKYGPVYRTHVFGETNVVLLGPEANELVMFDQQKLFSSTHGWNHVLGLLFPRGLMLLDFDEHRLHRKALSVAFKSGPMKSYLGDLDRGIAARVAQWKAKPGEMQLYPAMKQLTLDLAAASFLGADIGPEVDEINRAFVDMVAAAVAPIRRPLPGTQMARGVKGRKRIVAYFREQIPLRRGNYGGDDLFSQLCRATHEDGALLSEQDIIDHMSFLMMAAHDTLTSSLTSFIGELAANPDWQDRLRAEVLALGLAADAPSSFDALERMPLSEMAFKEALRIKPPVPSMPRRAMRDFTFKGFTIPAGTAIGVNPLYTHHMKDIWPEPDRFDPLRFTEEAQRNRHRFAWVPFGGGAHMCLGLHFAYMQAKCFARHFLQNIEVSLEPDYKPDWQMWPIPKPRDGLKVRVRAV; encoded by the coding sequence ATGTCGATGCAGAGTGTGGCCGGAACGGCGCCCGACTTCAGAGCGCCCAAGCGCAACGTCCTGACGCACATTCCCGGTGACGAAGGCTGGCCGGTCATCGGCAAGACCTTCCAGGTGCTGGCCGATCCCAAGGGCCACATCGAGGCCAACGCCGCCAAATATGGCCCGGTCTACCGCACGCATGTTTTCGGCGAGACCAACGTCGTGCTGCTCGGGCCCGAGGCCAACGAGCTCGTGATGTTCGACCAGCAAAAGCTGTTCTCCTCGACCCACGGCTGGAACCACGTGCTCGGCCTGCTGTTTCCGCGCGGATTGATGCTGCTCGATTTCGACGAGCACCGGCTGCACCGCAAGGCGCTGTCCGTCGCGTTCAAGTCCGGGCCGATGAAATCGTATCTCGGCGATCTGGACCGCGGCATCGCAGCGCGGGTCGCGCAGTGGAAGGCCAAGCCCGGCGAGATGCAGCTCTACCCGGCGATGAAGCAGCTCACGCTCGATCTCGCCGCGGCCTCGTTCCTCGGCGCCGACATCGGACCGGAGGTCGACGAGATCAACCGCGCCTTCGTCGATATGGTCGCGGCAGCCGTCGCACCGATCCGCCGCCCCCTGCCCGGCACCCAGATGGCGCGAGGGGTGAAGGGACGCAAACGCATCGTCGCCTATTTCCGCGAACAGATCCCGCTGCGACGCGGCAACTACGGCGGAGACGATCTGTTCTCGCAGCTCTGCCGCGCCACTCATGAGGACGGTGCGCTGCTGTCCGAGCAGGACATCATCGACCATATGAGCTTCCTGATGATGGCGGCGCACGATACTCTGACCTCGTCGCTGACTTCCTTCATCGGCGAGCTCGCCGCCAACCCGGACTGGCAGGACAGGCTGCGCGCGGAAGTTCTTGCGCTCGGGCTTGCGGCGGATGCGCCGAGCAGCTTCGACGCTCTCGAAAGGATGCCGCTGTCCGAGATGGCATTCAAGGAAGCGCTGCGGATCAAGCCGCCGGTACCCTCGATGCCGCGCCGCGCCATGCGCGATTTCACCTTCAAGGGCTTTACGATTCCAGCCGGCACTGCGATCGGCGTCAATCCGCTCTATACGCATCACATGAAGGACATCTGGCCGGAGCCGGATCGCTTCGATCCGCTGCGCTTCACCGAGGAAGCACAGCGCAACCGTCACCGCTTCGCCTGGGTGCCGTTCGGCGGCGGCGCCCATATGTGTCTCGGCCTGCACTTCGCCTACATGCAGGCGAAATGCTTCGCGCGGCACTTCCTGCAGAACATCGAGGTGTCGCTGGAGCCGGATTACAAGCCGGACTGGCAGATGTGGCCGATCCCGAAGCCGCGGGACGGGTTGAAGGTCAGGGTGAGGGCAGTGTGA
- a CDS encoding PHB depolymerase family esterase, with protein MSLARNIDLLRRLPRLDGLRFAEFGRSADAPSPLEEITGFGDNPGALRMFAFVPAQLQKPRALVVVLHGCGQTAASYDLGAGWSTLAKHYGFALLMPEQQRINNGNTCFNWFNPEDTARDSGEAHSIREMIAHMVDAHRIDPRRIFITGLSAGGGMTSVMLATYPEVFAAGAVIAGLPYGIASNLREALGGMFHSPARPARELGDLVRNASDHRGPWPKISVWHGSADRTVNPGNANEIVKQWLDLHDLPEAPMAETNVDGYPRQAWWDKDGETLVESYAITDMAHGTPLGLADNDQRYGVEGAFLIEAGISSSYHIAKFFGLTGWIADAAKAEPKPATEPATKTAVSPAPHLARSIRSAVAEQPAEPKRKEARGFDLGRIITRALTAAGLMK; from the coding sequence GTGTCGTTAGCCAGAAATATCGATCTGTTGAGACGTCTGCCCAGGCTGGACGGTCTGCGCTTTGCCGAGTTCGGCCGCAGCGCCGATGCGCCCAGTCCATTGGAAGAGATCACAGGCTTCGGCGACAACCCCGGAGCCTTGCGCATGTTCGCGTTCGTGCCGGCGCAATTGCAGAAGCCGCGCGCTCTGGTGGTCGTGCTGCATGGCTGCGGGCAGACGGCCGCCAGCTACGATCTCGGTGCGGGCTGGTCGACGCTCGCGAAGCATTATGGCTTCGCGCTGTTGATGCCCGAGCAGCAGCGCATCAACAACGGCAACACGTGTTTCAACTGGTTCAATCCGGAAGACACCGCGCGGGACAGCGGCGAGGCGCATTCGATCCGGGAGATGATTGCGCACATGGTCGACGCGCACCGCATCGATCCCAGGCGAATCTTCATCACCGGTCTGTCCGCCGGCGGCGGCATGACGTCGGTGATGCTCGCAACCTATCCGGAAGTCTTCGCGGCCGGTGCGGTCATTGCCGGACTGCCCTACGGCATCGCCTCGAACCTGCGCGAGGCGCTGGGCGGCATGTTTCATTCCCCGGCGCGTCCCGCGCGCGAGCTCGGCGATCTCGTACGCAACGCCTCTGATCATCGCGGTCCCTGGCCGAAAATCTCGGTGTGGCACGGCAGCGCCGACCGCACCGTCAATCCCGGCAACGCCAACGAGATCGTCAAACAGTGGCTCGATTTGCACGATCTGCCGGAAGCGCCCATGGCAGAGACCAATGTCGATGGATATCCGCGCCAGGCCTGGTGGGACAAGGACGGCGAAACGCTGGTCGAGTCCTATGCCATCACCGACATGGCGCATGGCACGCCGCTCGGCCTCGCCGACAACGACCAGCGCTACGGCGTGGAAGGCGCGTTCCTGATCGAGGCCGGCATTTCCTCGTCCTATCACATCGCAAAGTTCTTCGGCCTCACCGGCTGGATTGCAGACGCTGCAAAGGCGGAACCCAAGCCTGCAACCGAGCCTGCAACGAAGACGGCAGTTTCGCCCGCGCCACATCTCGCCCGCTCGATCCGCTCGGCGGTCGCCGAACAGCCGGCCGAGCCGAAGCGCAAGGAGGCTCGCGGCTTCGATCTCGGCCGGATCATCACGCGCGCGCTGACCGCGGCGGGGTTGATGAAGTAG
- a CDS encoding MFS transporter — translation MHQIVTQQIDSSRRWSVLAIVVAAQFMFGVDAFVVNVAIPTIAVELHATPAEIESVIAIYLIAYATLVVTGGRLGDIHGTRTVFLAGVLGFTLTSLWCGLAQSGAELIVARLAQGATAALMVPQVLATLHLLFTDESRSRAFAIYGVVLGLAGAAGFLLGGLLVTVDLAGTSWRSVFFVNVPCGLVIAAAAWHIMPSVPRRAGIRLDIKGGVVLFAGLLCLIGPLLFGHDVGWAPWLWAVMAIGGVVLTAFLKLEHAVARAGGMPLIDLTLLTDAAFLRGLGAAFFFFVANLSFYLVMTLFMQRGLKIPPLSAGMAFIPLALAFVAASRHSGARTRHRGTKVLIEGCALQISGLVALALVAFCVDAPSPLLLALTMIIFGYGQGLVMAPLSGAVLATVKPVAAGSASGMYGTIVQIGNAAGVAAIGAVFFAVESLQSARAGFLASLVLFVTLIMICAAFLSWLRRASA, via the coding sequence ATGCATCAAATCGTCACACAACAAATCGATTCCTCCCGCCGCTGGTCGGTGCTGGCGATCGTCGTGGCCGCCCAGTTCATGTTCGGCGTCGATGCCTTCGTGGTCAACGTCGCCATTCCCACCATCGCGGTCGAGCTGCACGCAACGCCGGCCGAGATCGAATCCGTGATCGCGATCTATTTGATCGCGTATGCCACGCTGGTCGTCACCGGCGGCCGTCTCGGCGACATCCACGGCACCAGGACCGTGTTCCTGGCCGGCGTGCTCGGCTTCACGCTAACGTCACTGTGGTGCGGCCTGGCGCAATCCGGCGCGGAGCTGATCGTCGCCCGGTTGGCGCAGGGCGCCACGGCAGCGCTGATGGTGCCCCAGGTGCTGGCGACGCTGCATCTGTTGTTCACGGACGAATCGCGCAGCCGCGCGTTCGCCATCTACGGTGTCGTGCTCGGGCTGGCCGGCGCCGCAGGCTTCCTGCTCGGCGGTCTGCTCGTCACGGTTGATCTTGCCGGCACGAGCTGGCGTTCGGTGTTCTTCGTCAACGTGCCCTGCGGCCTCGTCATTGCGGCTGCCGCCTGGCACATCATGCCGTCGGTGCCGCGCCGGGCCGGCATCCGGCTCGACATCAAGGGCGGCGTGGTCCTGTTCGCAGGATTGCTCTGCCTGATCGGCCCGCTGCTGTTCGGTCACGATGTCGGCTGGGCGCCGTGGCTGTGGGCCGTGATGGCCATCGGCGGCGTCGTCCTGACAGCGTTCCTGAAGCTGGAACATGCGGTCGCGCGCGCCGGCGGCATGCCCTTGATCGACCTGACGCTGCTGACGGATGCCGCCTTCCTTCGCGGGCTTGGCGCCGCCTTCTTTTTCTTCGTTGCCAATCTCTCCTTCTATCTGGTCATGACGCTGTTCATGCAACGTGGCCTGAAGATTCCACCGCTCTCAGCCGGCATGGCCTTCATTCCGCTCGCGCTCGCCTTCGTGGCGGCGTCGCGCCACAGCGGCGCGCGGACACGCCATCGCGGCACCAAGGTGTTGATCGAAGGCTGCGCGCTCCAGATCTCAGGCCTCGTCGCGCTCGCGCTTGTTGCGTTCTGTGTCGATGCGCCGTCGCCGCTCCTGCTCGCGCTCACCATGATCATCTTCGGCTACGGTCAGGGACTGGTGATGGCGCCACTCTCCGGCGCCGTGCTCGCGACGGTCAAGCCCGTCGCCGCAGGTTCGGCGTCAGGCATGTACGGCACCATTGTGCAGATCGGAAATGCGGCCGGAGTGGCCGCAATCGGCGCGGTGTTCTTCGCCGTCGAATCGTTGCAATCGGCGCGCGCAGGATTTCTTGCCTCGCTTGTGCTGTTTGTGACATTAATCATGATCTGCGCCGCATTTTTGTCGTGGCTGCGCCGCGCATCGGCATGA
- a CDS encoding MmcB family DNA repair protein produces the protein MDNTARITLVPPPDRRQSETALAVARGTARLLRSLGFSCISELPLPSGRRADLVALNERGEIWIVEIKSSVEDLRADQKWHEYRAHCDRLFFAFTQDLPCEIFPEDTGLIIADAYGAHMHCEAPEHKLAAATRKQMTVRFAMAAGLRINRLIDPQGHADFWE, from the coding sequence ATGGACAACACCGCCCGCATCACCCTCGTGCCGCCGCCGGATCGCCGCCAGTCGGAGACGGCGCTTGCGGTCGCGCGCGGGACGGCGCGGCTGCTGCGCTCGCTCGGCTTCTCCTGCATCAGCGAATTGCCGCTGCCCTCCGGCCGGCGCGCCGATCTGGTGGCGCTGAACGAGCGCGGCGAGATCTGGATCGTCGAGATCAAGTCATCGGTGGAAGACTTGCGCGCCGACCAGAAATGGCACGAATACCGCGCCCATTGCGACCGGCTGTTCTTCGCCTTCACGCAGGACCTGCCGTGCGAGATATTTCCTGAAGACACCGGCCTGATCATCGCAGACGCCTATGGCGCGCACATGCATTGCGAAGCGCCCGAGCACAAGCTTGCTGCCGCGACGCGCAAGCAGATGACGGTGCGCTTTGCGATGGCGGCGGGCTTGCGGATCAACCGGCTGATCGACCCGCAGGGACATGCGGATTTCTGGGAATGA
- a CDS encoding LLM class flavin-dependent oxidoreductase → MARLKFGAFLAPHHPIGEHPMLQFRRDLDLVEQLDALGYDEFWCGEHHSSGWETIASPEMFLAAAGERTKRIKLGTGVVSLPYHHPYNVAQRMVQLDHMTGGRAIFGSGPGALASDAHTLGIDPMTQRDRQDEAIGVIRRLFNGERVTARSDWFTMNDAALQILPLQEEMPFVVASQISPSGMTLAGKYGIGIISLGSMTTQGLMSLQQQWQFAEDAARKHGTTVNRADWRVLLTFHIAETREQARKEAGAGLMRWHNEYNVGTLQRPGLTAFSSPDEAVDKTAFVEGAASTIGTPDDLVKTIKNVMQVSGGVGAIIGFVHDWANPENTRRSWDMVARYVVPEVNGYIDGLRRSQKFVIENRAIFERAGQAVMAKIMENEKAAEALKVTGPGRVAIPAVNAPDLQKEAAKR, encoded by the coding sequence ATGGCGCGCCTGAAATTCGGAGCCTTCCTTGCTCCGCATCATCCGATCGGGGAGCATCCGATGCTCCAGTTCCGGCGCGACCTCGATTTGGTCGAGCAGCTCGACGCGCTCGGCTATGACGAGTTCTGGTGCGGCGAGCATCATTCCTCGGGCTGGGAGACGATCGCCTCGCCCGAGATGTTCCTGGCTGCAGCCGGCGAGCGTACCAAGCGGATCAAGCTCGGCACCGGCGTGGTGTCGCTGCCCTATCATCATCCCTACAACGTCGCCCAGCGCATGGTGCAGCTCGATCACATGACAGGCGGCCGCGCCATCTTCGGCTCGGGCCCGGGGGCGCTCGCCTCCGACGCGCACACGCTCGGCATCGACCCGATGACGCAGCGCGACCGGCAGGACGAGGCGATCGGCGTGATCCGCCGGCTCTTCAACGGCGAGCGTGTCACCGCCAGGAGCGACTGGTTCACCATGAACGACGCCGCGCTGCAGATCCTGCCGTTGCAGGAGGAGATGCCGTTCGTCGTGGCCTCGCAGATCTCGCCCTCCGGCATGACGCTCGCCGGAAAATACGGCATCGGCATCATCTCGCTGGGCTCGATGACGACGCAGGGGTTGATGTCGCTGCAGCAGCAGTGGCAGTTTGCGGAGGATGCGGCCAGGAAGCACGGCACGACGGTGAACCGCGCCGACTGGCGCGTGCTCCTGACCTTCCACATCGCCGAGACCCGCGAGCAGGCGCGCAAGGAGGCCGGCGCAGGGCTGATGCGCTGGCACAACGAATATAATGTCGGCACGCTGCAGCGGCCGGGGCTGACCGCGTTCTCCTCGCCCGACGAGGCCGTGGACAAGACCGCCTTTGTCGAGGGCGCGGCGTCCACCATCGGCACGCCCGATGATCTCGTCAAAACCATCAAGAACGTGATGCAGGTCTCCGGCGGCGTCGGCGCCATCATCGGTTTCGTGCACGACTGGGCCAATCCGGAAAATACGCGCCGGAGCTGGGACATGGTGGCGCGCTACGTCGTGCCGGAGGTCAACGGTTATATCGACGGCCTGCGCAGGTCGCAGAAATTCGTGATCGAGAACCGCGCGATTTTCGAGCGCGCAGGCCAGGCCGTGATGGCCAAGATCATGGAGAACGAAAAGGCCGCCGAGGCGCTGAAAGTGACCGGCCCCGGCCGCGTCGCGATTCCCGCCGTCAATGCCCCGGACCTGCAGAAGGAAGCGGCGAAGCGGTAG
- a CDS encoding MBL fold metallo-hydrolase, with protein MTEQNDTKAKAGAIIVPVTLFEQNCTIIWDEPGKRAVVIDPGGDVPKILDAIEQTGVTVEKIWLTHGHIDHVGGAAELRDALKVPIEGPHAADKFLLDNVVESGARFGMTGGRNFEPDRWLDEGDSVSIGDLQFDILHCPGHSPGSVVFFNKQLRFAHVGDVLFAGSVGRTDLPGGNHATLIDSILTKLLPLGDDIGFICGHGAGSSIGQERMTNPFITGEM; from the coding sequence ATGACCGAGCAAAATGACACGAAAGCCAAGGCGGGCGCGATCATCGTTCCCGTGACGCTGTTCGAGCAGAACTGCACCATCATCTGGGACGAACCCGGCAAGAGGGCCGTGGTGATCGATCCCGGCGGAGACGTGCCGAAGATCCTGGACGCGATCGAGCAGACCGGTGTCACCGTGGAGAAGATCTGGCTGACCCACGGTCATATCGACCATGTCGGCGGCGCGGCCGAATTGCGCGATGCACTGAAGGTGCCGATCGAGGGCCCGCATGCCGCTGATAAGTTTCTGCTCGACAATGTCGTGGAGAGCGGCGCGCGCTTTGGCATGACCGGCGGGCGCAATTTCGAGCCGGACCGCTGGCTCGACGAGGGCGACAGCGTGTCGATCGGCGATTTGCAGTTCGATATTCTGCACTGCCCCGGCCATTCGCCGGGCAGCGTGGTGTTCTTCAACAAGCAATTGCGTTTCGCCCATGTCGGCGATGTGCTGTTTGCCGGCTCGGTCGGGCGTACCGACCTGCCCGGCGGCAATCACGCGACGCTGATCGACTCTATTCTGACCAAGCTGCTGCCGCTCGGCGACGACATCGGCTTCATCTGCGGCCACGGCGCAGGCTCGAGCATCGGCCAGGAACGGATGACCAATCCGTTCATCACCGGCGAAATGTGA
- a CDS encoding helix-turn-helix domain-containing protein encodes MAKAIPLRSCPVAAFQKMISGKYKLRIVWDLKDGPRRYGEIRSGLLRGTAGSAEITPRVLSRELKALTQSGLIDRKDFGEVPPKVEYRLTRKGKSFVPVVAAIRQWGERNLGEAAALAEAAE; translated from the coding sequence ATGGCGAAGGCAATCCCGCTGCGCAGCTGTCCGGTCGCTGCCTTTCAAAAGATGATCAGCGGCAAGTACAAGCTTCGCATCGTCTGGGACCTCAAGGACGGCCCGCGCCGCTATGGCGAAATCAGGAGCGGCCTGTTGCGCGGCACGGCCGGCAGCGCGGAGATCACACCGCGCGTGCTCAGCCGCGAACTGAAGGCGCTGACGCAAAGCGGCTTGATCGACCGCAAGGATTTTGGCGAGGTGCCGCCGAAGGTCGAATATCGCCTGACCCGCAAGGGCAAGAGTTTTGTCCCCGTCGTCGCCGCGATCCGGCAATGGGGCGAGCGCAATCTCGGTGAGGCGGCGGCGCTCGCGGAGGCCGCCGAGTAG
- a CDS encoding ActR/PrrA/RegA family redox response regulator transcription factor, which produces MNAIAELNERTDRSLLIVEDDKPFLERLSRAMETRGFAVTSCDSVSDGLAQIGKAAPAFAVVDLRLGDGNGLDVVSALKKKRPDARAIVLTGYGNIATAVTAVKMGAIDYLSKPADADDVVAALLSTSAEKSELPTNPMSADRVRWEHIQRIYEMCNRNVSETARRLNMHRRTLQRILAKRAPR; this is translated from the coding sequence TTGAACGCCATCGCCGAACTGAACGAACGGACCGACCGCTCGCTGCTCATCGTGGAGGACGACAAGCCGTTCCTGGAGCGGTTGTCGCGCGCCATGGAAACGCGCGGCTTTGCGGTGACGTCGTGCGATTCCGTCTCGGACGGACTGGCGCAGATCGGCAAGGCGGCGCCGGCATTCGCCGTGGTGGACTTGCGGCTCGGCGACGGCAACGGCCTCGACGTGGTCTCGGCGCTGAAGAAGAAGCGCCCGGATGCGCGCGCGATCGTGCTGACCGGCTATGGCAACATTGCCACCGCCGTCACTGCGGTGAAGATGGGCGCGATCGATTATCTCTCCAAGCCCGCCGATGCCGACGACGTCGTCGCGGCGCTGCTGTCGACGAGTGCGGAGAAATCCGAGCTGCCGACCAACCCCATGTCGGCCGACCGCGTCCGCTGGGAGCACATCCAGCGCATTTACGAGATGTGCAACCGCAACGTCTCGGAGACGGCGCGCAGGCTCAACATGCACCGCCGCACCTTGCAGCGGATTCTGGCCAAGCGCGCGCCGCGGTAA